One window of the Methanobrevibacter sp. genome contains the following:
- a CDS encoding Ig-like domain-containing protein, protein FDTKFVNVTVDNYGLSAYLVLATGDALANETVTVIVDGKEYNVTTGEDGLVAVEDVIGKVVELKYEGKDSFMPSSFEVDLSNVNPAKINTTLDVSYEINGTDVVVTVKSNALGEVAVFVDGVKSTVKLDNKGVGSLTLPSLDYGDHSVVVVFEGDDEYTAAENSTNIYREAFDTKFVNVTVDNYGLSAYLVLATGDALANETVTVIVDGKEYNVTTGEDGLVAVEDVIGKVVELKYEGKDSFMPSSFEVDLSNVNPAKINTTLDVSYEINGRDAVVTVKSNALGEVSVFVDGVKSTVKLNDKGVGSLTLPSLDYGDHSVVVVFEGDDDYAAAENSTNIYLEAFDTSFKNVTVYKNSLGAFLTLSTGDALANTSIIYTVDDVKFNTTTDRDGWFVIENISGSFVEIIYEGNGSFMPCSLSINLVPELIPTSILGENFEQYSCDYYVGERGSNFTTRLVDENGNSLVNKTVYIGYNGVTLERVSDENGFINVQINLKNAGLYTFVVVFLGDDEYKASMSVYVVKINKKPTSISASAKTYKVATKTKKLTVTLKTIKGASVDGKTYLASGKKITLKVNGKTYTGKTNSKGQVTFKITNLNKKGKFTAKLSFAGDVSYESSSKSVKLTVK, encoded by the coding sequence TTTGACACTAAGTTTGTCAATGTTACTGTTGATAATTATGGTTTGTCTGCTTATCTGGTTTTAGCTACTGGTGATGCTTTGGCTAATGAGACTGTTACTGTTATTGTTGATGGAAAAGAGTATAATGTAACTACTGGTGAAGATGGTTTGGTTGCTGTAGAAGATGTTATTGGTAAAGTTGTTGAGCTTAAATATGAGGGTAAAGATTCTTTCATGCCTTCCAGCTTTGAAGTTGACCTTAGTAATGTTAATCCTGCTAAAATCAATACAACTTTAGATGTAAGCTATGAGATTAATGGTACTGATGTTGTTGTTACTGTTAAATCCAATGCTCTTGGTGAAGTTGCAGTATTTGTTGACGGTGTAAAATCTACTGTTAAGTTAGATAATAAAGGTGTTGGCAGTTTAACTCTTCCTTCTCTTGATTACGGTGATCACAGTGTAGTTGTTGTCTTTGAAGGCGATGATGAATACACTGCTGCAGAAAACAGTACTAACATCTATCGTGAAGCGTTTGACACTAAGTTTGTCAATGTTACTGTTGATAATTATGGTTTGTCTGCTTATCTGGTTTTAGCTACTGGTGATGCTTTGGCTAATGAGACTGTTACTGTTATTGTTGATGGAAAAGAGTATAATGTAACTACTGGTGAAGATGGTTTGGTTGCTGTAGAAGATGTTATTGGTAAAGTTGTTGAGCTTAAATATGAGGGTAAAGATTCTTTCATGCCTTCCAGCTTTGAAGTTGATTTAAGTAATGTTAATCCTGCTAAAATCAATACAACTTTAGATGTAAGCTATGAGATTAATGGTAGAGATGCTGTTGTTACTGTTAAATCCAATGCTCTTGGTGAAGTATCTGTATTTGTTGACGGTGTTAAATCTACTGTTAAGTTGAATGATAAAGGTGTTGGCAGTTTAACTCTTCCTTCTCTTGATTATGGTGATCACAGTGTAGTTGTTGTCTTTGAAGGCGATGATGATTACGCTGCTGCAGAAAATAGTACTAACATCTATCTTGAAGCATTTGATACCAGCTTTAAGAATGTGACTGTTTACAAAAACAGTCTGGGTGCATTTTTAACATTATCTACCGGTGATGCTTTAGCTAATACCAGTATCATTTACACTGTTGATGATGTTAAATTCAATACTACAACTGATAGGGACGGTTGGTTTGTCATTGAAAACATTTCAGGAAGTTTTGTAGAAATAATCTATGAAGGTAATGGTTCTTTCATGCCATGCAGTCTTTCAATTAATTTGGTTCCTGAATTGATTCCGACATCCATACTTGGTGAAAACTTTGAGCAGTACTCCTGTGATTATTATGTTGGTGAAAGGGGTAGTAACTTTACAACACGTCTTGTTGATGAAAACGGCAACTCTCTTGTAAATAAAACAGTTTATATTGGATATAATGGAGTTACTCTGGAAAGGGTTTCTGATGAAAACGGTTTCATTAATGTTCAAATCAACCTTAAGAATGCAGGATTATACACCTTTGTTGTTGTTTTCTTAGGTGATGATGAATATAAGGCTTCTATGTCTGTTTATGTAGTTAAAATCAACAAGAAACCTACATCAATTTCTGCATCTGCAAAAACCTACAAAGTTGCAACAAAAACCAAAAAGTTAACTGTTACTTTAAAAACCATTAAAGGTGCTTCTGTTGACGGTAAAACTTACCTTGCATCCGGTAAAAAGATTACTTTAAAAGTCAACGGCAAAACCTACACTGGTAAAACTAACAGTAAAGGTCAGGTTACCTTTAAAATAACCAATCTCAACAAGAAAGGAAAATTCACTGCAAAACTTTCATTTGCAGGTGATGTGTCCTATGAATCAAGCAGTAAAAGTGTAAAATTAACTGTAAAATAG